A single region of the Saprospiraceae bacterium genome encodes:
- a CDS encoding LytTR family DNA-binding domain-containing protein, whose protein sequence is MVALLTPSTRPFPAAKNSQTTDTSSFFIRTQNVLERVAIKDIRYIHADGNYCYLFTSRKKYAIKLSLTRLMEKLPHDEFLRIHKSYIVQMNDILKVDLGGNLLVLQEASIPIGRAYRTRLLEALEVL, encoded by the coding sequence ATGGTAGCTTTACTAACTCCGAGCACACGGCCCTTTCCCGCAGCAAAAAATTCGCAGACAACTGATACCAGTTCTTTTTTTATCAGGACCCAGAATGTACTGGAAAGAGTAGCTATAAAGGATATTAGGTACATTCACGCCGATGGTAATTATTGCTACCTTTTCACCTCTCGTAAAAAATATGCTATAAAACTCTCCTTAACCAGATTAATGGAAAAGCTTCCACATGATGAATTTTTGCGGATTCACAAGAGCTATATTGTTCAAATGAATGATATCCTTAAGGTGGATTTAGGAGGTAACCTCCTGGTTTTGCAAGAAGCAAGTATCCCCATTGGGAGAGCCTACCGAACAAGACTTTTAGAAGCATTAGAGGTGTTATAG
- a CDS encoding T9SS type A sorting domain-containing protein, which yields MKMYADPFPKALLTIVAFVCSLALPAFLQADEWSDPCCSIPHDVITNCDEIAPGFDPNDWHLLEDLFGKPNGYYHCDNQNWHELSPEVNLNSCGIGTINRRFRSYYYTSGWGSPTEVTCEQTITINAAHEYVIRFPPDAIAYCEEPEAEDIQFEEESCDLLAVSIKDMKFQTGTDACYKILRTYRVINWCEYDGHSDPIIIGRDEDCDDAPGDEAVWVIRRPDNKIYIDRTNNEHDYSPSANELDQYCGHTGHPGFWRKIWLTSGSQYYNSRGFYQYTQHLKVMDNIPPDLSVNTPDPFCSYSEDESEGCPGQVSISFSVNDECSQTGTVKVFLFENNVPVSFTAANDIADEVISGSYPNFTITQRLPIGQHSYEIHAKDGCGNTNAIRVPVEVVDCDPPSIVCLHGLSTSLMPLEAGTDIDGDGDIDLGAMEIWATDFVIDSYNDDCSGPISYSVNRVGETPNINQTNIIFTCDDDNEVAIEVYVWDKAHNPYQVQPDGTVGGPNFDFCRTYIKLDRRGICGEPDDGIVEEEENPDEEVVGEEEEEIVSDDPIEGMALIAGHISTPEGAMLMDVEVRLDGFMMIDTITVDTIMADTTMTDTIGSFAYRAVQMGGTYIVRPYRAGDDLNGINASDMAMLSRHLQGRDTLPTPYQLIAADLDNSGAIDAGDLTVLLKIMLGVSNSLDSTPSWRFVDAAYVFANEQNPWEEPFPEAVQIDHITTNHEDVAFYAIKMGDLNFSAWYGPTADGIEERKLNMPVELVADLATVTQGEAFSLQLKGQQSDIIAGQLTFKYDPKLLEFAGLPTNIPGYIDPKEGIIKLALLPEQSLSSDDNWLRLDFISHYTGALEQAIQLDPEGQNNQLVDKNYDIYPVQLTFNQPTSTTWLLRANYPNPFRDFTYFDLNLPESGMLRFEVFNAAGQRLFTQEKQVAAGGQQIRLSADQLPGKGLLWYRIRLNGQVQSGKMILME from the coding sequence ATGAAAATGTACGCCGACCCATTTCCTAAGGCCCTCCTCACTATAGTGGCCTTTGTTTGTTCCCTGGCGCTACCTGCTTTTTTACAAGCAGATGAATGGTCAGACCCTTGTTGTAGTATTCCACATGATGTTATTACCAATTGCGATGAAATCGCCCCTGGGTTTGACCCAAACGATTGGCATCTACTCGAAGACTTATTCGGAAAACCGAATGGCTACTATCACTGTGATAACCAAAACTGGCATGAACTGTCTCCCGAAGTAAACTTAAATTCCTGCGGCATCGGCACCATCAACCGAAGATTCAGATCCTATTACTACACCAGTGGCTGGGGCAGCCCTACAGAGGTTACCTGCGAACAAACCATTACGATAAATGCAGCCCATGAATATGTTATCCGCTTCCCTCCGGATGCCATTGCTTATTGTGAAGAGCCAGAAGCTGAGGATATCCAATTTGAGGAAGAAAGCTGTGACTTACTGGCCGTTAGCATCAAGGATATGAAATTTCAGACTGGCACTGATGCTTGTTATAAAATTTTGCGCACCTATCGGGTCATCAATTGGTGTGAATATGATGGCCATTCTGATCCCATCATTATTGGTAGAGATGAGGATTGTGATGATGCGCCTGGAGATGAAGCGGTATGGGTCATTCGCAGACCTGACAATAAAATTTATATCGACAGAACCAATAATGAGCATGATTACAGCCCTTCGGCTAATGAGTTGGATCAATACTGTGGCCATACGGGACACCCTGGGTTTTGGCGTAAAATTTGGCTAACCAGCGGTTCGCAATACTACAATAGCCGCGGTTTCTACCAATATACTCAACACCTCAAAGTAATGGATAATATTCCTCCTGACCTATCGGTGAATACGCCCGATCCATTTTGTAGCTATAGCGAAGATGAAAGTGAGGGTTGTCCAGGGCAGGTGAGTATATCTTTCAGTGTAAATGATGAGTGTAGTCAGACAGGTACGGTAAAAGTTTTTCTTTTTGAAAACAATGTACCCGTTTCCTTCACAGCAGCTAATGATATAGCAGATGAAGTCATTAGTGGTAGCTATCCCAATTTTACCATTACCCAGCGATTACCAATAGGCCAACATTCCTATGAGATCCATGCCAAAGATGGTTGTGGGAATACCAATGCCATTCGCGTACCCGTGGAAGTAGTGGACTGCGATCCACCTTCCATTGTTTGTCTTCACGGACTTTCGACGAGCCTCATGCCTCTAGAAGCAGGCACAGATATTGATGGCGATGGCGATATAGATTTAGGCGCCATGGAGATTTGGGCTACAGATTTTGTAATCGATAGTTACAACGATGATTGTAGTGGCCCGATTTCCTATTCGGTTAATCGGGTAGGCGAAACCCCCAACATCAATCAGACAAATATTATTTTCACCTGCGATGATGACAATGAAGTAGCTATAGAGGTGTACGTATGGGACAAAGCCCATAACCCTTATCAAGTACAACCTGATGGAACAGTCGGGGGACCAAACTTCGATTTTTGCAGGACATACATAAAGCTCGACCGCAGGGGTATTTGTGGCGAACCTGATGATGGGATCGTTGAGGAGGAAGAAAACCCAGATGAAGAAGTAGTTGGAGAGGAAGAGGAGGAGATTGTTTCTGACGATCCGATAGAAGGTATGGCCCTGATTGCAGGCCACATTTCAACGCCGGAGGGAGCAATGCTAATGGATGTGGAAGTGAGATTAGATGGTTTTATGATGATAGACACCATCACCGTTGATACCATTATGGCCGATACCACGATGACTGATACTATAGGTTCGTTTGCCTATCGTGCAGTGCAAATGGGGGGCACCTATATTGTCAGGCCATACAGGGCGGGAGATGACCTTAATGGCATCAACGCCTCGGATATGGCGATGTTAAGCCGACATTTGCAAGGCCGAGACACTTTGCCTACCCCATATCAATTGATTGCCGCCGACCTGGATAACTCGGGCGCTATTGACGCCGGTGACCTCACCGTTTTGCTAAAAATAATGTTGGGCGTTTCTAATTCGCTCGATTCAACACCAAGCTGGCGATTTGTAGATGCAGCTTATGTTTTTGCGAATGAACAAAACCCATGGGAAGAACCTTTCCCCGAAGCTGTCCAGATTGATCATATTACAACCAATCATGAAGATGTCGCATTTTATGCCATCAAAATGGGAGATTTAAACTTTAGTGCCTGGTATGGACCTACGGCGGATGGTATTGAAGAGCGAAAATTAAACATGCCTGTTGAATTAGTAGCCGACCTAGCTACGGTGACGCAGGGCGAGGCATTTAGCCTGCAACTCAAAGGACAACAATCGGACATTATTGCGGGGCAATTGACCTTCAAATACGATCCGAAATTGCTTGAATTCGCGGGATTACCTACCAATATCCCAGGTTACATCGATCCTAAAGAAGGCATCATTAAGCTGGCATTATTACCAGAACAAAGTCTTTCTTCGGATGACAACTGGTTGCGACTCGATTTCATTTCGCATTATACAGGTGCTTTGGAGCAAGCTATTCAATTGGACCCTGAGGGTCAGAATAATCAGTTGGTTGACAAAAACTATGACATTTACCCTGTTCAATTAACTTTTAACCAACCGACAAGCACTACATGGCTCCTTCGCGCCAATTACCCTAATCCATTCCGAGACTTTACTTACTTTGATTTGAACCTTCCGGAAAGTGGCATGCTCCGTTTTGAAGTTTTCAATGCGGCGGGACAGCGGCTGTTTACCCAAGAAAAACAAGTAGCCGCTGGAGGGCAGCAAATCCGATTGTCGGCAGATCAGCTACCTGGAAAAGGGTTGTTGTGGTATCGTATTCGGTTAAATGGCCAGGTACAAAGTGGGAAAATGATTTTAATGGAGTAA
- the era gene encoding GTPase Era, with translation MHKSGFVNIIGRPNVGKSTLMNALVGERMSIITNKPQTTRHRIIGILSGDDFQLVFSDTPGIIRDPAYKMHEIMNSYVKSTFEDADIMLFVTEMGEQYDDDDPIIQRLAKVEVPVFLVLNKIDLSTPEQVLEAIKNWNERIDFKETIPISALHKQNTDQLLQLVKDKLPEGPEYYPKDQLTDRPERFFVSEIIREKILQFYEQEIPYFTEVGITEFKETTTNQGEPLARIHATIFVGRKTHKAIILGKEGKAIKKLGTEARKSIETFLEQKVYLELFVKIKDNWRDDERTLKHFGYS, from the coding sequence ATGCATAAATCCGGATTTGTCAATATCATTGGCCGTCCAAATGTGGGAAAATCTACTTTGATGAATGCTTTGGTGGGAGAGCGGATGTCGATCATTACCAATAAACCCCAAACCACCCGACATAGAATTATTGGCATTTTAAGTGGAGATGATTTTCAGTTGGTATTCTCCGATACCCCTGGTATTATTCGTGACCCAGCCTATAAGATGCACGAAATCATGAATAGTTACGTCAAGTCCACTTTTGAAGATGCTGATATCATGCTATTTGTAACGGAAATGGGAGAGCAATACGATGACGATGATCCGATTATTCAGCGGTTGGCAAAAGTAGAGGTTCCTGTTTTTTTGGTGCTGAATAAAATTGATCTTTCTACTCCCGAACAAGTCCTGGAGGCCATTAAAAACTGGAATGAGCGCATTGATTTTAAGGAAACGATTCCTATCTCTGCGCTACACAAACAAAATACCGATCAGCTACTACAATTGGTAAAAGATAAATTGCCAGAGGGACCTGAGTATTATCCCAAGGATCAGTTGACCGATCGGCCAGAGCGTTTTTTCGTCAGCGAAATTATTCGCGAAAAAATATTACAGTTTTACGAACAAGAGATTCCCTATTTTACCGAAGTGGGCATTACGGAGTTTAAGGAAACAACTACGAACCAGGGGGAACCGCTTGCACGAATCCATGCAACCATTTTTGTAGGCCGGAAAACCCACAAAGCGATTATACTAGGTAAAGAAGGTAAAGCCATTAAAAAATTAGGAACCGAAGCCCGGAAAAGTATTGAAACCTTCTTGGAACAAAAGGTTTACCTCGAACTTTTTGTGAAAATAAAGGATAACTGGCGAGATGACGAGCGCACCTTAAAACATTTTGGCTACAGCTAG
- a CDS encoding SH3 domain-containing protein, with product MKKFIVLLFLGACTIACRQTETTNEEEKSMAVAPPSNMDSLRRQYIALRQASTNPMPLKQVLELGKLNPVDEGPIDTLFFLFRENLKNTIQQKNVFGLLDAVDENIKNGFGDNNGFAAFVTQWALDKPETAADSKLWQVLAEVLDLGGVFRDKQRTFWANYVAATWPPNYDGFEYGAIIGSGVRLRSAPNLQSKTIKSVSYDVVKILEQTEKEETIGGETFPWVKLALLDGKEGFVYGKFLSSPVGYRAGFERKASGKWQMVFLLAGD from the coding sequence ATGAAAAAGTTTATCGTACTTCTCTTCCTTGGTGCTTGCACCATTGCTTGCCGCCAGACTGAAACTACTAATGAAGAAGAAAAAAGTATGGCGGTGGCTCCGCCTTCTAATATGGATTCGCTGCGAAGGCAATACATAGCGCTCAGGCAAGCAAGCACAAATCCAATGCCCTTAAAACAAGTGCTGGAGCTTGGGAAGCTCAATCCCGTTGATGAAGGCCCAATAGATACCCTGTTTTTCCTTTTCAGGGAGAACCTCAAAAATACGATTCAGCAAAAAAATGTATTTGGATTATTAGATGCGGTTGATGAAAACATCAAAAACGGTTTTGGTGACAATAATGGTTTTGCAGCCTTCGTCACGCAATGGGCCTTGGATAAACCAGAAACAGCAGCAGATTCAAAATTGTGGCAGGTTCTGGCCGAAGTACTAGATTTAGGCGGCGTTTTCAGGGATAAGCAGCGCACTTTTTGGGCCAACTATGTCGCAGCGACCTGGCCGCCAAACTATGACGGATTTGAGTATGGCGCAATCATTGGAAGTGGTGTACGTTTGCGCTCAGCGCCAAATCTGCAGAGCAAAACCATTAAATCCGTTTCTTACGATGTGGTTAAAATTTTGGAACAGACGGAAAAAGAAGAAACGATAGGAGGGGAAACTTTCCCTTGGGTAAAACTGGCGCTATTAGACGGGAAAGAAGGCTTTGTTTACGGCAAATTCCTATCTTCACCTGTTGGCTACAGGGCTGGCTTTGAAAGAAAAGCGAGCGGTAAATGGCAAATGGTTTTTTTGTTGGCAGGAGATTGA